CGTTAAAAGTTTCCTACCACTTGAAAGTCATAATTAGTCTATGCCAGATCGGCAGCTTGAATCACTTCAAGCCTTTTCTCCAGCTCAACGTACGTCTTGAAAAGATCATCTGATTCAGGGCCAACAATGCCTTTAAGATGGCTCTCGATCTTGGCTAGTTGGTTTTCAATCAGCTTGGCATAGTTGTGAGTTCCACTCAATGTCTCAAATTCTGCAATATCCTTAAAAAGCTTAACTGACAATTGCTTCCCTGTTGCTTTAGATTTCTGCAATTCATTTTCAAGATTGCTATACAGCATTTTAGCTCGCTCCTCATTGCTTTCTGCTTTTTCAAAGTTGACTTTCATTTCGTAATCAATATCATCTGTTACACATTCTTCTCTTTTGAAAATAGACGCTTCGTGACAGTGTTGCATGTAGCTGTGGCCACACACTCGGCACAACCCATTTCCTCCATTAATGCACGCACATTGCTTGAGCATTTCTTTATCAGATGACTTTGGAAGGTGACACGATACTTTGCAATTGCTATAGCAATTTTCGTACCCACAGCGCAAGTTGCGGTTATCTGTTTTCTTTACAACCCATCGCATTGATAGCTTGTCTCTTCTGAAGTCTTTGTTGATAGTCTTTGATTTCACCGCTGCGTTAACTTCGGCCTTGGTATCGTTAAGAGACTTCTTTAGCCTCATCTGATTGTCATAGACTGACAGCGAGTCTGCAACGCTCTTTTCAATTATTTCGTAGAGCTCGATGAAATGATGCGTGTGAACTTGAGGGAAATCTTTAATGGTCTCACACATCTCGGTAAAGACTTCGGAAGTGTCTTCAAAAGCTTCCCGCAAGATCTTAGCCATTCTATTAATACCTAGTTCACCCACTTTCACCTTTGCTTTCTCAAACCGGCAGTACGGATTTTCAACAAAGCAGATCTTTTTAACTTCTTTTCCAAAGTAATCTTTTAGCAAGCTTGGGTCAAAAATGAGGTCCATACGGTCGGCTGCATTACTGAACACAACAATCACGTTATTAACGATATCTTTCGGCAGGATGGCAATAATCTCGGAAAATTCATTCATGATCCCGGAAACACTTGTTCGAGGTTGACGACCATCGATGATCAGGCAGACACAGTTTATGTACTCTTCTCTTTTGAGGGCGCTGATGATTCGCTGTGTAGAGGCACAAGAGTCACCGAATCCAGGAGTATCGATCACCCCAACCTTCACGTCACCTACTTCCACATTGTAGAGAGTGGCATCTTCGGTCTTGCTCTCCATAGAGAGTGCTTGTGCATTTTCAAGCCTTATGTCATTGAATTGTTTGAATTGCTCAAGACCTTTTGCTCCGAACCCACAGCCAAGAGCCTGCACAGTGGCACAGTTGTAGAGAAGGTTAAGGAACGAAGTCTTACCAGATCCAATATTGCCGATGAGCAGCATTTTAAACGCTCTGTCTTTAAAAACTTGAAGCATATTTTCTCTTTTAGAAATGGTGATGACACAGGGACTAGCAATGGGCTGATCGTCAACAAAGCCGGAGAGTACTCCCTCACCGCTGGAAGGCGGAGTCAATGCAAGTTTGTACTTGTTAGGAGAATCACAGAAGGAAATATTTGCTTTAGTGTCCAATGTTATGTCAGAAAATTTCAAATACGCAGACACGTTCTGTTGTGAATTGACTGGGTCACCGTCACCATTCTGGTCTTTCAGTTGAACGAGGGCATCAAATTTCTTGTGTTGGACAATTTTTTTGTCAAAAACTGTAATGGTGCAGTTTGGGGGATGAGGGCTGTTCTGGAATAACAAGTTGAAGGGATTTTCGTTGATGGGTGTACTGTTCACGGCTACCACTAACGACTGCTCCCCCAGACATGAGGGGGTGTAGGAGAGAGAGTAAGTGCCAGGGGTACTGCTATTGGCCTCAGTAAAGATCTGCTCATCTGTTTCACAGCATAGAGAAACTAAATGCTGTCCGCTGCATGGCTCCCCGTCTCTGTCATGAAGATGGACCTTGATCTCCATAGCAATGTATGCTCTTGCTTTGTGTACGGGTACGTCGATACCATCCACACTGCATTTGCTCACTTCAGGCTGGAAATAAAAAGTTGCTCTGTTACAGGGAATGTATACATTGGATTGACCATATACATGATTAAATTATTGTGTGCGCCAACAGTCAAACTAATGATGAACTCACCAAAAGGTTTTTTGCTCTTTGAAA
The Halichondria panicea chromosome 14, odHalPani1.1, whole genome shotgun sequence DNA segment above includes these coding regions:
- the LOC135347467 gene encoding uncharacterized protein LOC135347467, translated to MVLSSTSSGPDWIWRPIAKQIRQSHGISPVPSEGVPQQAADHDTEQWKIKVRRSVTEVRQDIDTLIHKDYANMIDELERLKEEKIGIEKRLEQEEIQCNSLHESKRLLAIKLKQKDQQHSQKIKTIEKEIIEKRSTVADLKSELDCTNMKYNEKSQQMASLAATLSLKTSELVEKSFVLSKIEESFFECDDALRIADGRILDYQQRLVEAKQVSQAAYLAEIKSQLETETECVKSLEEEYHIVDKQCSDLVASVASIEGDIATKEQACKALESDTEVFVEHQIKLTKLKMDVINRKLELAKVKIKRQDSTQELAYHQKDFQRAKNLLPEVSKCSVDGIDVPVHKARAYIAMEIKVHLHDRDGEPCSGQHLVSLCCETDEQIFTEANSSTPGTYSLSYTPSCLGEQSLVVAVNSTPINENPFNLLFQNSPHPPNCTITVFDKKIVQHKKFDALVQLKDQNGDGDPVNSQQNVSAYLKFSDITLDTKANISFCDSPNKYKLALTPPSSGEGVLSGFVDDQPIASPCVITISKRENMLQVFKDRAFKMLLIGNIGSGKTSFLNLLYNCATVQALGCGFGAKGLEQFKQFNDIRLENAQALSMESKTEDATLYNVEVGDVKVGVIDTPGFGDSCASTQRIISALKREEYINCVCLIIDGRQPRTSVSGIMNEFSEIIAILPKDIVNNVIVVFSNAADRMDLIFDPSLLKDYFGKEVKKICFVENPYCRFEKAKVKVGELGINRMAKILREAFEDTSEVFTEMCETIKDFPQVHTHHFIELYEIIEKSVADSLSVYDNQMRLKKSLNDTKAEVNAAVKSKTINKDFRRDKLSMRWVVKKTDNRNLRCGYENCYSNCKVSCHLPKSSDKEMLKQCACINGGNGLCRVCGHSYMQHCHEASIFKREECVTDDIDYEMKVNFEKAESNEERAKMLYSNLENELQKSKATGKQLSVKLFKDIAEFETLSGTHNYAKLIENQLAKIESHLKGIVGPESDDLFKTYVELEKRLEVIQAADLA